A single genomic interval of Lucilia cuprina isolate Lc7/37 chromosome 2, ASM2204524v1, whole genome shotgun sequence harbors:
- the LOC111685644 gene encoding uncharacterized protein LOC111685644, whose product MLTTATATAGATTRKGTTMMTTRNMNSGNGSITSKTNTNTSVSRGIATDTDTATTTIKTTTTTITSDPGILCFHHCNVKVFCFTLPHICPQCKTALATYPNGDGNTSSSAAASGGVGGSNRRKNKNMTKLKLKNNKSNNYNDDQSHAIDSNKHDYANNDVGDSGIKSHDDDDVTNNTDNSSNDDDDDDNDLNRNSFSSHIMASRLLPFRLPYPFVRANQYPCAIVLRPTTGDFLNDYNNTTDLHIAVTTSTGCVVEFDRHGLRRHRTDNMSEWWQCLLVGDVPEPWYDYWDQVLFEICQQPDKWTVSHYHEDKHNCYTFVLTFLQALTYDKLSEAATSKTRFCEKYIVPRTTTAGKYISLYRKLRDAGIYVHHTNHQKVRYAKQGKQYQQQQLLLQQRNSNKSNNLTTITTSAAATGMTITKNSLVTNKYQQQKQQQQHLSNHHNHHSIISRPHSTLCTIEE is encoded by the exons AtgttaacaacagcaacagcgaCAGCAggagcaacaacaagaaaaggCACAACTATGATGACAACAAGAAACATGAATAGTGGTAATGGTAGCATCACCAGCAAAACGAATACGAATACTTCTGTATCAAGAGGCATTGCAACTGATACAGATACTGCAACAACAACCATCAAAACAACAACGACCACAATTACCTCAGATCCGGGCATTTTATGCTTTCATCATTGCAATGTAAAAGTTTTCTGTTTTACATTACCGCATATTTGTCCACAATGTAAAACAGCCCTGGCTACATATCCCAATGGAGATGGCAACACCTCCTCCTCTGCTGCTGCTAGTGGTGGTGTTGGTGGTAGCAATCGACGTAAGAATAAGAACATGACAAAgttaaagttgaaaaataacaaaagcaacaactacaatGATGACCAAAGTCATGCAATTGATTCTAATAAACATGACTATGCCAATAACGATGTTGGGGACTCTGGTATCAAAAGTCATGACGATGATGACGTTACGAATAATACTGATAATTCTagcaatgatgatgatgatgatgacaatgatttaaatagaaatagttTTTCCTCTCATATCATGGCCAGTCGTCTGTTGCCATTCCGTTTACCGTATCCATTTGTAAGGGCCAATCAATATCCATGTGCAATTGTTTTACGTCCCACTACAGGTGATTTCCTCAA TGATTATAATAACACCACAGATTTGCATATTGCTGTAACAACTTCCACCGGTTGTGTGGTTGAATTTGATCGTCATGGCTTGCGACGTCATCGCACAGACAACATGTCAGAATGGTGGCAGTGTTTATTAGTGGGTGATGTTCCTGAACCTTGGTATGACTATTGGGATCAAGTGTTATTTGAG ATTTGCCAACAGCCCGACAAGTGGACAGTGTCACACTATCATGAGGACAAACACAATTGCTACACATTCGTATTGACCTTTCTGCAGGCACTGACGTATGACAAGTTAAGTGAAGCAGCTACGAGCAAAACTAGATTCTGTGAAAAGTACATAGTTCCTAGGACAACAACAGCTGGTAAATATATATCATTGTACCGGAAGTTGCGTGATGCGGGTATTTATGTGCATCATACAAATCACCAAAAGGTACGGTATGCAAAACAAGGAAAACagtatcaacaacaacaactactgctACAACAAAGAAATTCTAATAAATCTAacaatttaacaacaataacaacatcagcAGCGGCGACAGGAATGACTATAACCAAAAATAGTTTGGTAACTaacaaatatcaacaacaaaaacaacagcaacaacatctcAGTAATCATCACAATCACCACAGTATTATATCACGCCCGCATTCTACCTTGTGTACCATTGAGGAATAA